The Fimbriimonas ginsengisoli Gsoil 348 genome window below encodes:
- a CDS encoding MFS transporter, translated as MALADRLPALGHRHFRNWTLGSFVSNLGGQLQTWGMFWHLDAMTHQPLAVGYVGLVRVVPLLILGLFGGVVADQRDRRKILLTTQTGMASTAVAMAALTLTGHITPAIVYALIAFEAIFRAYNGPVRQSMIANLVPTELLPNALGINGIQWRLSEVLGPAFSGLLIWGLGPHLGLTACYVLNGFSFLAMIAAVIKLPAMPPKVVRSRGAREVVASIAEGFAFLKASPVIANAMWIDFWGTFLAGAQALLPAFVRAELGLGPMWYGIMAAAGGVGAMFASAALTWLPPIRRQGIWVIGMIASFGAFTLVFGLTRNFWLAAFCYAGIGASDMISTVLRQTIRQLAIPDQMRGRLSSIGMIFQISGPQLGDYEAAGVAQVAGVRASLILGGIGAFAVAGWYRFNGKLRDHEHKA; from the coding sequence GTGGCCCTCGCCGATCGCTTGCCCGCCCTCGGACATCGGCATTTTCGCAACTGGACGCTCGGTAGCTTCGTTTCGAACTTGGGTGGGCAGCTCCAAACGTGGGGGATGTTTTGGCACCTCGACGCGATGACGCACCAGCCGCTCGCGGTAGGTTACGTGGGGCTGGTCCGGGTGGTGCCGTTGCTCATCCTCGGCCTCTTCGGCGGCGTCGTCGCCGACCAGCGCGATCGGCGCAAGATCCTTCTCACGACCCAAACCGGGATGGCGAGTACCGCCGTTGCCATGGCTGCATTGACGTTGACCGGTCACATCACGCCCGCGATCGTCTACGCGCTCATCGCTTTCGAAGCGATCTTCCGCGCCTACAACGGGCCGGTGCGGCAGTCGATGATCGCGAACCTGGTTCCGACCGAGCTTCTCCCCAATGCCCTGGGCATCAACGGAATTCAATGGCGATTGAGCGAGGTTCTTGGTCCGGCGTTTTCCGGATTGCTCATTTGGGGGCTCGGACCCCATCTCGGTCTTACGGCATGTTATGTGCTCAACGGATTCTCATTCCTCGCCATGATCGCGGCGGTCATCAAATTGCCCGCCATGCCACCCAAGGTGGTTCGGTCGCGGGGAGCGCGGGAGGTCGTGGCCAGCATCGCGGAGGGATTTGCTTTCTTAAAAGCGTCGCCCGTGATCGCCAATGCGATGTGGATCGATTTTTGGGGGACGTTCCTCGCCGGTGCGCAGGCTTTGTTGCCGGCGTTCGTCCGGGCGGAACTCGGGCTGGGTCCGATGTGGTACGGAATCATGGCTGCCGCGGGCGGCGTGGGCGCAATGTTCGCCTCGGCGGCCTTAACTTGGCTCCCTCCGATCCGCCGGCAGGGGATTTGGGTGATCGGCATGATCGCCTCGTTCGGCGCGTTCACGTTGGTGTTTGGCCTCACGCGCAACTTCTGGCTGGCCGCCTTCTGCTACGCCGGGATCGGGGCGAGCGACATGATCAGCACCGTGCTTCGACAGACGATCCGGCAACTTGCCATTCCCGACCAGATGCGCGGCCGCCTCTCATCGATTGGGATGATCTTCCAGATTTCGGGGCCGCAGCTAGGAGACTACGAGGCGGCGGGCGTGGCGCAAGTGGCGGGAGTCAGAGCCTCCCTCATCCTCGGCGGCATCGGCGCCTTCGCCGTCGCCGGCTGGTATCGGTTCAACGGGAAGCTTCGAGATCACGAGCATAAGGCGTAG
- the ftsY gene encoding signal recognition particle-docking protein FtsY, giving the protein MFKRLMDRVDRMMGRGVIDEEFYEELEEAMLQADTNINVTTEILGELRRQVREEKITDPHEMKARLQKAIADRFRQQGPPGFEINENDITVWLFVGVNGVGKTTTIAKCANWLKRKGLKVMMAAGDTFRAAATEQLETWAERTGADLVKNLPGADPGAVIFDAINAAKARGADIVLCDTAGRQHSKENLMLELAKVQRVTEKALGRKADEVLLVLDANTGQNAIRQAEEFTKAAGVTGLVLTKLDGTARGGALIGVYDRFKIPIKLIGTGEKVGDLKDFKPDEFAAALFEM; this is encoded by the coding sequence ATGTTCAAGCGCCTGATGGATCGCGTCGACCGGATGATGGGCCGGGGCGTGATCGACGAGGAGTTTTACGAAGAGCTCGAAGAGGCCATGCTTCAGGCCGATACGAACATCAACGTGACCACCGAGATCCTCGGCGAGCTGCGCCGCCAGGTGCGCGAAGAGAAGATCACCGACCCGCACGAAATGAAGGCGCGGCTGCAGAAGGCGATCGCCGACCGATTCCGACAGCAAGGGCCTCCCGGCTTCGAGATCAATGAGAACGACATCACGGTCTGGCTCTTTGTGGGCGTGAACGGCGTGGGCAAGACGACGACGATCGCCAAGTGCGCCAACTGGCTCAAGCGGAAAGGCCTTAAGGTGATGATGGCCGCCGGAGACACCTTTCGGGCCGCCGCTACGGAGCAACTGGAGACCTGGGCCGAGCGAACCGGCGCCGACCTGGTGAAAAACCTTCCCGGCGCCGACCCCGGCGCGGTCATCTTCGACGCGATCAACGCCGCCAAGGCGCGCGGCGCCGACATCGTCCTCTGCGACACCGCCGGCCGGCAGCACAGTAAAGAGAACCTGATGCTGGAGCTCGCGAAAGTTCAGCGAGTAACCGAGAAGGCGCTCGGCCGCAAAGCCGACGAAGTGTTGCTGGTGCTCGACGCGAACACGGGCCAAAACGCGATCCGCCAAGCCGAGGAATTCACCAAAGCCGCCGGCGTCACCGGCCTCGTCCTCACCAAACTCGACGGCACCGCCCGAGGCGGCGCCCTAATCGGAGTCTACGACCGCTTCAAGATCCCGATCAAGCTCATCGGCACCGGCGAAAAAGTCGGCGACCTAAAAGACTTCAAACCGGACGAGTTCGCCGCCGCCCTCTTCGAGATGTAG
- a CDS encoding YkvA family protein, whose amino-acid sequence MLKFISIGRTLIRYWRMAHDPRTPPFVRYMIYGGLVYSLSPIDLVPDWVPGVGLLDDAAVLPGVIAVAMMMIPQEVKEAHDTKSEKGIQRKQLEAINERPAHQQPVAKPA is encoded by the coding sequence ATGTTAAAGTTCATCAGCATCGGACGGACCCTCATTCGGTATTGGCGGATGGCCCACGATCCGCGCACCCCTCCGTTTGTCCGGTACATGATCTACGGCGGTCTTGTCTATTCCCTATCGCCGATCGATCTGGTCCCCGACTGGGTACCGGGCGTGGGGCTGCTGGACGACGCCGCGGTCCTACCGGGCGTGATCGCGGTCGCCATGATGATGATCCCGCAAGAGGTCAAGGAAGCCCACGACACGAAGTCGGAGAAGGGCATCCAGCGGAAGCAGTTGGAAGCCATCAACGAGCGCCCCGCCCACCAGCAGCCGGTGGCGAAGCCTGCCTAG
- a CDS encoding riboflavin synthase — MFTGIVQAVGQVRAVEAAALVVDAPPSFGRGGFDLGESVAVNGCCLTVIASDGPLTFDVSPETWRRTSLACLRSSDPVNLERAMSADGRFGGHIVQGHVDATGGIVSLSAQGEFTVLRVQAPAEYDRYLIDKGSITVDGISLTVVEPKEGAFDVWLVPHTLSNTNLHARRPGDGVNLEFDVIAKYVEKLVGRTINQTS, encoded by the coding sequence ATGTTCACCGGAATTGTACAAGCGGTTGGCCAAGTTCGCGCCGTGGAAGCGGCGGCGCTCGTAGTGGACGCTCCACCATCGTTCGGCCGCGGCGGGTTCGACCTTGGCGAGAGCGTGGCCGTCAACGGGTGTTGTCTCACGGTGATCGCATCGGACGGTCCGCTGACGTTCGACGTAAGCCCGGAAACCTGGCGCCGCACTTCCCTCGCCTGTCTTCGATCGAGCGATCCGGTAAACCTGGAACGGGCGATGTCGGCCGATGGGCGATTCGGAGGACACATCGTCCAGGGCCACGTCGACGCGACTGGGGGGATCGTTTCCCTTTCCGCGCAGGGCGAGTTCACCGTTCTCCGGGTTCAGGCTCCGGCGGAGTACGATCGCTATCTCATCGATAAAGGAAGCATCACCGTCGACGGCATCTCGCTTACCGTCGTTGAGCCAAAGGAGGGCGCCTTCGACGTCTGGCTCGTTCCGCATACTCTATCGAACACCAACCTCCACGCCCGCCGCCCGGGCGACGGCGTCAATTTGGAATTCGACGTCATCGCGAAGTACGTCGAGAAATTGGTCGGTCGTACGATCAACCAAACATCTTAG
- a CDS encoding outer membrane beta-barrel protein — MKKIQLSVIVVASLGLSALAAAETGKGRPFKVELGAYFPSFSEAGISKKTGATFAFGYNFKNENSDAKMPVQLGLELRGSSFKASDATDEATITISQFLANADLSSPDGKLFYGVHLGFGKGSASSGNVTVSDDKTRFVYGAHVGYNFSPTVYGIAHYTTASQEVYRGFSVAVGYRF; from the coding sequence ATGAAAAAGATTCAGCTATCCGTAATCGTCGTCGCATCTCTCGGTCTTTCGGCTCTCGCCGCCGCCGAGACCGGCAAGGGCCGCCCATTCAAGGTGGAACTTGGCGCCTACTTCCCGAGCTTCTCGGAGGCCGGTATCTCCAAGAAGACCGGCGCCACGTTCGCTTTCGGCTACAACTTCAAGAACGAGAACTCCGACGCCAAGATGCCGGTCCAGCTCGGCCTTGAGCTTCGTGGCTCCTCCTTCAAGGCGAGCGACGCGACGGATGAGGCGACGATCACCATCAGCCAGTTCCTGGCGAACGCCGACCTCTCCAGCCCCGACGGAAAGCTGTTCTACGGCGTGCACCTCGGCTTCGGCAAGGGCTCGGCCAGCAGCGGCAACGTCACCGTTTCGGACGATAAGACTCGCTTCGTGTACGGCGCGCACGTCGGCTATAACTTCAGCCCGACCGTTTACGGCATCGCGCACTACACCACCGCCAGCCAGGAAGTCTATCGCGGCTTCTCGGTCGCCGTCGGCTACCGCTTCTAA
- a CDS encoding erythromycin esterase family protein: MLHDEDPRLLAELKSRSRELAFEDPLDDLIDRIGDARFVLIGEASHGTSEYYSWRARLSQRLIVEKGFSFVGVEGDWPDCYAVNRFVKGYADGGDHARDVLKRFNRWPTWMWANWEVVAFATWLRAHNERLPVGHRVGFYGLDVYSLWESLDAVLIHLRQYHQQAVPAAMKAMACLHPFERDPQNYAMSLRYVSEDCEDEVVRVLRELQLARPDFPDDVESHFNAEQNALAAVGAERYYRTMIQNDDSSWNVRDTHMTDTLDRLLVHYGPTSKAIVWEHNTHVGDARATDMAEAGMVNVGQLVRSRQGRDDCFIVGFSGYGGEVIAGDYWGAPMEAMSVPAARDGSWEHLLHSADPMDRLVLTSDLRDVPEFRRRRGHRAIGVVYHPDRERWGNYVPTDLINRYDALIAFEQTSALHPLHLNERSLVEPPETYPYAL; encoded by the coding sequence ATGTTGCACGATGAAGACCCTCGGCTTCTGGCCGAGCTAAAGAGCCGGTCCCGAGAGCTCGCGTTCGAAGATCCGCTCGACGACTTGATCGACCGGATCGGCGACGCCCGGTTCGTGTTGATCGGCGAAGCCTCCCACGGCACCAGCGAATACTACTCCTGGCGGGCCCGGCTCTCGCAGCGGCTGATCGTAGAGAAAGGATTTTCCTTCGTCGGCGTTGAGGGCGATTGGCCCGATTGCTACGCGGTGAACCGGTTTGTCAAAGGGTACGCCGACGGTGGAGACCATGCCCGCGACGTCCTCAAACGGTTTAACCGCTGGCCGACCTGGATGTGGGCGAACTGGGAAGTGGTGGCGTTCGCCACCTGGCTCCGCGCTCACAATGAAAGGTTGCCGGTTGGCCACCGGGTTGGCTTCTACGGGCTTGACGTCTATTCCCTCTGGGAGTCGCTCGATGCGGTGCTGATCCACTTGCGGCAGTATCACCAGCAGGCGGTACCCGCCGCGATGAAGGCGATGGCCTGCCTCCATCCTTTTGAGCGCGATCCGCAGAACTACGCGATGTCGCTTCGTTATGTATCGGAAGATTGCGAGGACGAGGTGGTAAGGGTGCTTCGGGAACTGCAGCTTGCAAGGCCGGACTTTCCCGACGACGTCGAGTCGCACTTCAACGCGGAGCAGAACGCGCTTGCCGCCGTGGGAGCGGAACGCTATTACCGAACGATGATCCAGAACGACGACAGTTCTTGGAACGTCCGCGACACCCACATGACCGATACGCTCGACCGCCTTCTGGTCCACTACGGTCCCACCTCCAAGGCGATCGTATGGGAGCACAACACGCATGTGGGCGACGCGCGGGCAACCGATATGGCGGAAGCCGGCATGGTCAACGTGGGTCAGCTCGTCCGGAGCCGACAAGGCCGCGACGATTGTTTCATCGTGGGATTCTCCGGTTACGGCGGCGAGGTAATCGCCGGCGACTATTGGGGTGCACCCATGGAAGCGATGTCGGTACCCGCCGCCCGAGACGGGAGTTGGGAGCATTTGCTCCACTCTGCCGATCCAATGGACCGGCTCGTGCTCACCTCCGATCTGAGGGACGTGCCGGAATTCCGGCGTCGGCGCGGCCACCGTGCGATTGGAGTGGTCTACCACCCCGACCGCGAGCGTTGGGGAAACTACGTTCCGACCGACCTGATCAATCGGTATGACGCTTTAATCGCGTTCGAGCAAACCTCGGCGTTGCATCCTTTGCATCTGAACGAGCGGTCTTTGGTCGAGCCACCGGAAACGTATCCCTACGCCCTCTAA
- a CDS encoding nuclear transport factor 2 family protein, protein MRQLTAFVLLGLAVVGYGQSSVRSNIDSQYKKWAKAAVQNDVDTILDILAPDYTLHTYTGKVIARKDYEASLRKRKESKQPTTAYETKIASVSVQGDTAKVISDETSAKATIDPITGKNLKMIHIHRYLDTWIRQAGKWRLQSTVTQVETTKVVPAGK, encoded by the coding sequence ATGAGGCAACTTACCGCCTTCGTACTGCTCGGTCTGGCTGTGGTCGGATACGGCCAGAGTTCCGTTAGGTCGAACATCGATTCGCAATATAAGAAGTGGGCGAAAGCCGCGGTGCAGAACGACGTCGACACCATCCTCGACATCCTGGCCCCCGACTACACGCTTCACACCTACACCGGCAAAGTAATCGCCCGTAAAGATTACGAAGCGAGCCTGCGAAAACGAAAGGAGTCGAAACAGCCAACCACCGCCTACGAAACGAAGATCGCGAGCGTGTCCGTGCAAGGGGACACCGCCAAGGTGATTTCCGATGAAACGTCGGCCAAGGCGACCATCGACCCGATCACCGGGAAAAACCTAAAGATGATCCACATTCATCGCTACCTCGACACCTGGATTCGACAGGCCGGGAAGTGGCGGCTGCAGTCGACGGTTACCCAGGTCGAAACCACCAAGGTCGTCCCGGCCGGCAAGTAG
- a CDS encoding energy-coupling factor ABC transporter ATP-binding protein: MLFELSHIDCRYSDGVLALDDLSLSIANGERLVIMGANGSGKSTLLRLLAGLLHHIEGSISFNGHELSERSLQSPGFRQQFRQSIGFVFQNADAQLFNATVFEEVAFGPRQLGMSEAEARARTLDVLSFLGIEHLAERPPFRLSGGEKRKVAIASVLSMNPQVLMFDEPFLGLDPRSQTWLIRTLQQLQAAGKTTIVATHTLDVARRIADRALILDEDHRLLASGPVAEILEDVVLLERANLVEATFAEASAR; this comes from the coding sequence ATGCTCTTTGAGCTTTCGCACATCGACTGCCGCTATTCGGACGGGGTTCTCGCCCTCGACGATCTCTCGTTAAGCATTGCGAACGGCGAGCGCCTGGTGATCATGGGGGCCAATGGGAGTGGGAAGTCCACCTTGCTACGGCTTCTGGCCGGCCTGCTCCATCATATCGAAGGATCGATTTCCTTCAACGGACACGAGTTGTCGGAACGATCGCTCCAGTCGCCGGGGTTCCGGCAACAGTTTCGGCAGAGTATCGGCTTCGTCTTTCAAAACGCCGACGCTCAGCTCTTCAATGCCACCGTCTTCGAAGAAGTCGCGTTCGGCCCACGCCAACTTGGCATGTCCGAAGCCGAGGCGCGGGCGAGAACATTGGACGTGCTCAGCTTCCTGGGAATCGAGCACCTTGCCGAGCGCCCGCCATTCCGCCTTAGCGGAGGCGAGAAGCGAAAGGTCGCGATCGCCTCGGTCCTCAGCATGAACCCCCAGGTTCTCATGTTCGACGAGCCATTCCTGGGCCTCGACCCGAGGTCGCAAACATGGTTGATCCGCACGCTGCAGCAGCTCCAGGCGGCGGGGAAGACGACGATCGTCGCGACGCACACCCTCGACGTCGCCCGCCGGATCGCGGATCGGGCGTTGATCTTGGACGAAGATCACCGCCTCCTCGCCTCGGGACCGGTAGCCGAAATTCTCGAGGACGTCGTCTTGTTGGAACGAGCCAATCTGGTTGAAGCGACCTTCGCGGAGGCGTCGGCACGATGA
- the cbiM gene encoding cobalt transporter CbiM: MHIPDAYLSPVTQAATFAVMVPIWIVAAKRTNRELTTKQAPLLSIGAAFCFAIQMFNIPAIGGTTAHALGAGLLAILVGPWAAVLGMTLALTIQALLFGDGGVLSIGANCFDMAFVASFVSYYSYRMLAGRASDGSPWKAVGAGLGAYAGTVAASLCAGTLLGLQPILAHDAVGHAMYCPYGLNVTLPAMLLPHLLIAGPVEAIVTMAALAYLWQTFPELARAGMPPKVGAGIRLARRLGWVLALTPLGLLASGSAWGEWDLAEIKTMVGYAPAGMAARHEAITPLLPDYGFAGASGKPWQIVGYMVSALVGCGLVALFARGILRKPRPSPSPASKPGAPRSSMPAWLRDVNPPLPLSPVAKSPWMERTILKMRSAIAKTVASEVVARMPGFLQLLNPVAKTIGFLSAMVAVSLARTPTALIAVISLSVGLAWASRVPLRELVTRVAGAVAFFGLVLAIPVSLRAVTPGPTAISLLGISFSGPGLVSAAMILLRLFAGIQLSLLWSQTTRWHDLLRSLACLGVPKVVLSTATLTYRYLFVLVETLAEMVEARTARQPGAMNRQQARSYAGTGAAVLFAKSLALTEETHLAMQARSFDGPSRPARPTPWRRRDLVAVATGAGLTAAIVLMGGILHAL, translated from the coding sequence TTGCACATCCCTGACGCGTACCTGAGCCCGGTGACTCAAGCCGCCACGTTTGCCGTCATGGTCCCGATATGGATCGTAGCCGCAAAGCGAACGAATCGGGAGCTGACGACGAAGCAGGCGCCGCTGCTATCGATCGGGGCCGCGTTCTGCTTCGCGATCCAGATGTTCAACATCCCGGCGATCGGCGGCACCACCGCGCATGCGCTGGGGGCCGGGCTGCTCGCGATCCTCGTAGGGCCCTGGGCGGCCGTGCTCGGGATGACGCTAGCGTTGACGATTCAAGCGCTCCTCTTCGGCGACGGGGGGGTCCTCTCCATCGGGGCGAACTGCTTCGATATGGCGTTCGTTGCCAGCTTTGTCAGTTACTACTCTTACCGCATGCTCGCCGGGCGGGCGAGCGACGGGTCTCCTTGGAAGGCGGTCGGGGCCGGGCTTGGCGCCTATGCCGGAACGGTGGCCGCTTCCCTCTGCGCGGGAACCCTCCTGGGGCTCCAGCCGATACTCGCGCACGATGCGGTTGGACACGCGATGTACTGCCCGTATGGGTTGAACGTCACGCTCCCCGCGATGCTGCTGCCGCACCTTCTGATCGCGGGGCCGGTGGAAGCGATCGTCACGATGGCGGCACTCGCTTACTTGTGGCAAACGTTCCCCGAACTCGCGCGGGCCGGAATGCCGCCAAAGGTCGGAGCGGGGATACGCCTCGCCCGGCGACTGGGTTGGGTGCTGGCTCTAACCCCTCTCGGACTCCTTGCGAGCGGCAGCGCATGGGGGGAGTGGGATCTCGCGGAGATCAAGACGATGGTCGGCTACGCACCGGCCGGGATGGCGGCCCGCCACGAAGCGATCACACCCTTGCTTCCCGACTATGGCTTTGCCGGGGCGAGCGGGAAGCCTTGGCAGATCGTTGGGTATATGGTCAGCGCATTGGTAGGCTGCGGATTAGTAGCACTCTTTGCAAGAGGAATTCTACGAAAGCCGAGGCCCTCCCCCTCTCCGGCGTCGAAGCCCGGAGCGCCGCGTAGCTCGATGCCGGCTTGGCTCAGAGACGTCAATCCTCCGCTCCCGCTCTCTCCCGTGGCGAAATCCCCGTGGATGGAGCGGACGATCCTTAAGATGCGGAGCGCCATCGCGAAGACGGTGGCGTCGGAAGTCGTTGCCCGGATGCCGGGATTCTTGCAATTGCTGAATCCGGTCGCCAAGACGATTGGATTTCTCAGTGCAATGGTCGCCGTGAGCCTGGCGAGAACGCCGACTGCGCTCATCGCGGTGATCTCGCTTTCTGTCGGACTGGCCTGGGCTTCCCGGGTCCCTCTGCGCGAGCTGGTGACAAGGGTGGCGGGAGCCGTCGCCTTCTTCGGCCTCGTGCTCGCCATACCGGTTTCGCTCCGGGCGGTGACTCCGGGACCGACCGCGATTTCGCTTCTGGGAATTTCGTTCTCGGGTCCGGGGCTTGTTTCCGCCGCCATGATCCTTCTGCGATTATTTGCCGGGATCCAGCTTTCGCTTCTTTGGAGCCAGACCACGCGCTGGCACGATCTCCTTCGATCGCTCGCCTGCCTGGGGGTTCCGAAGGTGGTCCTATCGACGGCAACCCTCACCTACCGGTACCTATTCGTACTGGTGGAGACGCTGGCCGAAATGGTCGAAGCGCGCACCGCGCGCCAGCCGGGAGCGATGAACCGGCAACAAGCTCGAAGTTATGCCGGCACCGGCGCCGCCGTCCTTTTCGCCAAGAGCCTCGCGCTTACGGAGGAAACCCATCTCGCTATGCAGGCGCGCTCGTTCGACGGCCCAAGCCGGCCTGCTCGGCCGACTCCGTGGAGGCGCCGTGATCTCGTCGCGGTCGCCACTGGGGCCGGCCTGACCGCCGCCATCGTTCTAATGGGAGGAATTCTTCATGCTCTTTGA
- a CDS encoding tetratricopeptide repeat protein, with protein sequence MFLAFGVAAFGGWMGYASWYSRPGYWATVSKPPIHIPFDSSRIDARIRTAEETVRRDPNGALGWSRLSSEYLARSRESDDSATAVKAEAAARKSLALRKLGNVGAWNKLVQSLLQQHRFHDALSQCLAAEKAKVSDDHTTRSHVECLIEVGRYDEARNLIKANSRAFGDASGKTIVARLLDIDGKPADALRLLQFCAREADGSAGMPSDAVAWFHTRTAIQLDKMGRHDESRREFQTALTLYPRDYKAMAGLARVAFQDGRWQEAIDWGTKSDAIAQMADVRALVGDAYALLGQPDKAEAQYAKVAELVGRPSGMNDGMHEVAPVAGTHGHRLDRQYAIFCADHRRDLGGAYAAALRDLESRRDIYAFDTLAWVCLQRGDKKEAVGAIAKALARGTRDPMLLFHAGTIYAAANDHSKADRYLKAAMAIDPNFDGVAARKMASLGGEVAHP encoded by the coding sequence ATGTTTTTAGCATTCGGTGTCGCCGCGTTCGGTGGTTGGATGGGCTACGCCTCCTGGTATAGCCGGCCCGGCTACTGGGCGACAGTTTCTAAGCCGCCGATCCACATTCCGTTCGACTCCAGTCGGATCGACGCTCGGATTCGCACCGCCGAGGAGACCGTAAGGCGTGATCCGAACGGGGCGCTCGGTTGGTCCAGACTTAGCTCCGAATACCTCGCGAGAAGCCGGGAGTCGGACGATTCCGCCACCGCCGTGAAAGCGGAAGCCGCCGCGAGAAAGAGCCTCGCCCTCCGCAAGTTGGGCAACGTCGGCGCTTGGAACAAACTCGTCCAGAGCCTCCTGCAGCAGCATCGATTCCATGACGCCCTCTCCCAGTGCCTGGCGGCCGAAAAGGCGAAAGTTTCCGACGACCATACGACCCGCTCACACGTCGAGTGCTTGATCGAGGTCGGACGCTATGACGAGGCAAGGAACCTGATCAAGGCGAACTCCCGAGCCTTCGGCGACGCCTCGGGCAAAACGATCGTCGCTCGACTCCTCGACATCGACGGCAAGCCGGCGGACGCTCTCCGCCTCCTTCAATTTTGCGCCCGCGAAGCCGATGGCAGTGCGGGGATGCCGAGCGACGCCGTCGCATGGTTCCACACTCGAACCGCCATCCAGCTCGACAAAATGGGGCGGCACGACGAAAGCCGCCGCGAATTTCAAACCGCCCTCACGCTCTATCCGCGAGACTACAAGGCGATGGCCGGCCTCGCCCGGGTCGCCTTCCAAGACGGCCGGTGGCAGGAGGCGATCGATTGGGGAACCAAGAGCGACGCGATCGCCCAGATGGCCGACGTTCGCGCCCTCGTCGGCGACGCATACGCTTTACTCGGACAGCCAGACAAGGCCGAGGCCCAATACGCCAAGGTCGCCGAGCTTGTTGGGCGCCCATCCGGGATGAACGATGGTATGCACGAGGTCGCCCCCGTTGCCGGAACCCACGGGCACCGGCTGGACCGCCAGTACGCCATTTTCTGCGCCGACCATCGGCGCGACCTCGGCGGAGCGTACGCGGCGGCGTTGCGCGATCTTGAGTCGCGTCGCGACATCTACGCTTTCGATACATTGGCTTGGGTTTGCTTGCAGAGGGGAGATAAGAAGGAGGCAGTCGGAGCGATCGCCAAAGCGCTGGCCCGCGGAACCCGCGATCCGATGCTCCTCTTCCATGCCGGAACCATCTACGCCGCCGCCAACGACCACTCCAAGGCCGATCGCTACTTGAAGGCCGCGATGGCGATCGACCCGAACTTCGACGGTGTCGCGGCTCGGAAGATGGCAAGTTTAGGAGGCGAAGTTGCACATCCCTGA
- a CDS encoding DUF4331 family protein: MIRNKALILVPFVVLAGCGGSSSTNHTPGPTNNIIGMWTTTSVASGGTFHQVDRLARPVVNEVFATVANNRHKINDEATPSEDSANLANDIQSFMTFPAGRSAATTAVVKAVLVPDVMKVDLSQSGNAAYLGYETGGATGGKFGGRKLGDDVVDISLGVVFGNTISTLGLAPDDGKEVPAFTSDNVDASGKHFKGTFPYLGDPR; this comes from the coding sequence GTGATCAGAAACAAAGCCCTAATCCTCGTTCCTTTCGTCGTCCTCGCCGGCTGCGGCGGATCTTCGTCCACCAACCATACGCCCGGGCCGACCAACAACATCATCGGCATGTGGACGACCACCAGCGTCGCCAGCGGCGGCACCTTCCACCAAGTGGATCGTCTTGCCCGCCCGGTCGTGAACGAAGTGTTCGCCACCGTCGCCAACAACCGCCACAAGATCAACGACGAGGCAACCCCTTCGGAAGACAGCGCCAACCTCGCGAACGACATTCAGTCGTTCATGACCTTCCCGGCCGGGCGGTCGGCGGCGACGACCGCAGTGGTCAAGGCCGTCCTCGTCCCGGATGTCATGAAGGTCGACCTCAGCCAGTCCGGCAACGCGGCCTACCTCGGTTACGAGACCGGCGGCGCAACCGGCGGCAAGTTCGGCGGTCGCAAGCTCGGCGACGATGTCGTAGACATCTCGCTCGGCGTGGTGTTCGGCAACACCATCTCCACGCTCGGCCTCGCGCCGGACGACGGCAAAGAGGTACCGGCGTTCACCAGCGACAACGTGGACGCCAGCGGCAAGCACTTCAAAGGCACCTTCCCCTATCTGGGCGACCCCAGATAG